In the genome of Cercospora beticola chromosome 2, complete sequence, one region contains:
- a CDS encoding uncharacterized protein (SMCOG1106:major facilitator transporter~antiSMASH:Cluster_5), which produces MAHIEKDGKHEVEMHEIMPEKGIDGVAVEKDAFGARKKIDPKEIKLVRKLDTYIMPTLWIMYFFNFLDRNAMINGKLNGLDKDLGLTGTQYNTCVSILFVGNMLLNRVRPSIFMSGFMMAWSIVSLLTYLCHDFGTMLACRFLLGITEAPFYPGALYMISMFYTKKELATRMSIMYTGNMLASSFSGLIAAPIFSELDGVNSLSGWQWLFIIQGAFSIAVAIVAIFVLPDSPLKTRWLTHEERQLAHHRIFDDTTGRRSEDSSVWKGLREAVMDPKTWLFCLMDNLHLSANGFKNFLPSVVKTLGFNTTISLALTCPPYLVSGFISIWVSWSSGRYNERTWHTTISKLVACVGFAVAAGTTSVAGRYVGIMLFVGATYGVNNIVLSWAASTLGETDEKKAVAIAMTNTFGNLASVYTPYLWPDSDSPRFIKAFSASIAFSLGVCICAWAMRIILMRKNKKLLRENPGAVKLWVY; this is translated from the exons ATGGCTCATATTGAGAAAGATGGAAAGCACGAGGTGGAAATGCACGAAATCATGCCCGAGAAAGGCATAGATGGAGTCGCCGTGGAGAAAGACGCGTTCGGTGCGCGCAAGAAGATCGATCCCAAAGAGATCAAGCTCGTGAGAAAGCTCGACACATACATCATG CCTACCCTCTGGATCATGTACTTCTTCAATTTCTTGGACCGCAATGCCATGATCAACGGCAAGCTAAACGGTTTGGACAAGGACCTTGGCCTCACTGGAACGCAATACAACACATGTGTTTCGATCCTCTTTGTCGG CAACATGCTTCTGAACAGAGTCCGGCCATCTATATTCATGTCCGGCTTCATGATGGCGTGGTCAATCGTCAGTCTCTTGACCTACCTATGCCACGACTTCGGCACGATGCTGGCCTGTCGATTCTTGCTCGGAATTACAGAGGCTCCGTTCTATCCTGGAGCATTGTATATGATCAGCATGTTCTACACTAAGAAAGAGTTGGCAACCAGAATGTCCATCATGTACACTGGCAACATGCTTGCAAGCTCCTTCTCTGGACTCATCGCAGCACCAATCTTCTCTGAACTGGATGGCGTCAACAGCCTTTCTGGATGGCAGTGGCT ATTCATTATCCAAGGAGCATTTTCCATCGCCGTCGCTATAGTTGCGATATTCGTGCTGCCAGACAGCCCGCTCAAAACTCGTTGGTTGACTCACGAAGAGAGACAGCTCGCTCATCATCGCATTTTCGATGACACCACTGGCCGAAGATCGGAAGACTCCAGCGTGTGGAAAGGCCTGCGTGAAGCAGTCATGGATCCCAAGACATGGCTGTTCTGCCTCATGGACAATCTCCACCTCTCTGCGAACGGTTTCAAGAACTTTCTTCCATCTGTGGTCAAGACATTGGGCTTCAACACGACTATCAGCCTTGCTTTGACCTGCCCGCCATATCTTGTTTCCGGCTTCATCAGTATTTGGGTGTCCTGGAGCTCGGGCCGCTACAACGAGAGGACCTGGCATACCACCATCTCGAAGCTTGTCGCCTGTGTCGGGTTCGCCGTTGCCGCTGGAACAACTAGCGTCGCAGGCCGTTACGTTGGCATCATGTTGTTCGTAGGAGCGACATACGGCGTCAACAATATCGTGCTATCCTGGGCCGCATCAACACTCGGGGAGACTGATGAGAAGAAAgctgtcgccatcgccatgaCCAACACTTTTGGCAATCTGGCATCTGTCTACACACCCTACCTCTGGCCGGATTCCGACTCCCCTCGCTTTATCAAGGCTTTCTCGGCCAGCATTGCTTTCTCGCTCGGCGTTTGTATCTGCGCGTGGGCCATGCGGATTATTCTGATGcggaagaacaagaagctgcTGAGAGAGAACCCAGGGGCTGTCAAGTTGTGGGTGTACTAA
- a CDS encoding uncharacterized protein (antiSMASH:Cluster_5), producing MKLTKLFGLMLAMLVGPSLATRKQVWSAKSHGAANTTELSQCVIEMGEFLLEEPNDRRWQGYRCGNEWFQYGSNRISSGRSNLFIFEKCQDDVMNAAYSGKDWFQCYLHGMWGGGIVAYSPLGYKACFGKGHKPCQKIPNVGVWGEEVS from the exons ATGAAGCTCACGAAACTCTTCGGCCTAATGCTTGCTATGCTAGTGGGACCATCACTAGCTACAAGGAAGCAAGTATGGTCTGCAAAATCTCACGGCGCCGCCAACACAACAGAACTCTCACAATGTGTCATAGAAATGGGAGAATTCCTATTAGAAGAACCTAACG ACCGCCGCTGGCAGGGTTACCGCTGCGGGAACGAGTGGTTCCAGTACGGGAGTAACAGAATATCTTCAGGCCGGTCGAATCTCTTCATCTTTGAGAAGTGCCAGGACGATGTTATGAACGCTGCGTACTCTGGCAAGGACTGGTTTCAGTGCTACCTGCATGGTATGTGGGGCGGCGGCATTGTCGCATACTCGCCACTGGGCTACAAAGCGTGCTTTGGGAAAGGTCACAAGCCATGCCAGAAGATCCCCAATGTCGGCGTCTGGGGCGAGGAAGTGTCTTGA
- a CDS encoding uncharacterized protein (antiSMASH:Cluster_5~CAZy:GH105) — MRFIATFALAGASAAVASAKIELPNGWFRIPPGEKIDPGRFHGKPRYLTWMADSQIKHGVEPTYAYTVSAYLSGVLLAYSRTGNDRYRDYVKRHVDTVLYPAWNGEILLHNNSNSIDDIRFGHSFLDMYNLTGGEEIYKIAADSLKDQIDRSFRTPDGGFYHRYPVYIDQMWLDGIYMLDVFYARWTHEFQPENNTAWDDIALQFDLIDAGTLVDRERTNGLPVHGFDVSKNSIWADPETGAAPHVWGRAVGWYIMALVDTLDYFPESHEGRARLLAYFQSVADAVVAAQDPVYKGWYNVMDPGLEKKSGNYIESSGSAMFVYGLLKGVRLGYLSGRKYLKAALDGYELMTETFAQPRKEDGALFWEWTAQTGSLSSNGTFEYYASMPLFENDLKGVAPFLFSSYEYELYREGKRGNGRP, encoded by the exons ATGAGATTCATCGCCACTTTTGCTTTAGCTGGCGCGAGTGCCGCTGTCGCCTCAGCCAAGATTGAACTTCCTAACGGATGGTTCAGGATCCCTCCTGGTGAGAAGATTGATCCAGGGAGGTTTCATGGCAAGCCTCGCTATCTCACCTGGATGGCCGACTCCCAGATCAAACACGGTGTAGAACCAACCTACGCTTACACGGTATCGGCATACCTCTCGGGAGTTCTACTCGCATATTCAAGGACTGGTAATGATAGGTACCGGGACTATGTCAAGCGACATGTCGACACTGTCCTCTATCCAGCATGGAACGGCGAGATCCTGCtacacaacaacagcaactcGATCGATGACATCCGCTTTGGCCACTCTTTCTTGGACATGTACAATCTCACCGGGGGCGAGGAGATCTACAAAATCGCCGCGGACAGCCTGAAGGACCAGATTGATCGTTCGTTCCGGACGCCAGATGGTGGTTTCTACCATAGATATCCTGTCTACATCGATCAGATGTGGTTGGATGGTATCTACATGCTCGATGTGTTCTATGCTCGATGGACTCACGAGTTCCAACCTGAGAACAACACTGCTTGGGATGACATTGCTTTGCAGTTCGATCTCATCGATGCTGGAACGTTGGTTGACAGGGAACGGACCAATGGGCTTCCGGTCCACGGCTTCGATGTGAGCAAGAACTCTATCTGGGCGGATCCAGAGACTGGTGCTGCGCCTCACGTATGGGGCAGAGCTGTCGGGTGGTACATCATGGCTCTTGTTGACACACTCGATTACTTTCCTGAGAGTCACGAGGGTCGCGCAAGACTGCTTGCGTACTTCCAATCGGTTGCCGATGCTGTCGTAGCAGCTCAAGATCCAGTCTACAAGGGGTGGTACAATGTGATGGATCCTGGCCTCGAGAAGAAATCCGGCAACTACATCGAAAGTTCTGGATCTGCCATGTTCGTCTACGGCCTGCTCAAGGGTGTCCGTCTCGGGTACTTGAGTGGCCGGAAATATCTCAAAGCTGCTCTCGATGGCTATGAGCTTATGACCGAGACGTTCGCGCAGCCGAGAAAAGAGGATGGTGCTCTGTTCTGGGAGTGGACGGCACAGACAGGGAGTCTGAGCTCGAATGGAACATTCGAG TACTACGCCAGCATGCCTCTCTTCGAGAATGACCTCAAAGGTGTGGCTCCCTTCTTGTTCTCGTCGTACGAATACGAGTTGTACCGTGAGGGTAAGAGGGGAAACGGCAGACCGTGA
- a CDS encoding uncharacterized protein (antiSMASH:Cluster_5): MIDVASSECGFKVERVRLVDLEDAAYLHYPDSAVMGAQVGNMMWRSPEAHAMGPVRKPSDMFSFGLGGERSKRISSIPRRQL, translated from the coding sequence ATGATCGATGTGGCATCCTCGGAATGTGGATTCAAGGTTGAGAGAGTCCGACTGGTAGATCTGGAAGACGCAGCTTATCTCCACTATCCAGACTCAGCCGTTATGGGTGCACAAGTCGGCAACATGATGTGGCGGAGTCCCGAAGCTCACGCGATGGGGCCAGTTCGCAAGCCTTCGGATATGTTCTCCTTTGGTCTAGGAGGAGAAAGATCTAAACGCATTTCTTCGATACCTCGGCGACAACTCTGA